atatgatgaaccttattttgtaacttaaaatgttgaataaaataaagaactGTATAATTATAGTAATTATGGTGTAGCAATTAATTTATTCATCACTTACAAATTTTCTTTCAGAGGCAAGATTATCTTCATCGAAAGTTATCTGTGCTGGAGGAGCAATTTCCAAACATCAAGCTAGCCAGAAATAGATTTTCGACAATATGGGGTGGAGCCTCTTTACTTACAATGCTTCTTGCTGCCATGAAGGATTTCTTCAGACTTGGTTGGCACTGGGATTTTGTCATAAATTTAAGTGAAAGTGACTTTCCTATTAAGTCTTTAGAAAATTTAGAAACTTTCCTTGCTGCTAACAAGGGTTTAAATTTTGTTAAATCGCATGGTCGCGAAGTGCAAAGATTTATCAAGAAACAAGGTTTAGATAAAACTTTCATTGAGTGTGAAACGCACATGTGGCGTGTGGGTGAGAGAAAGTTGCCGCGAGGTATTGTAATAGATGGTGGAAGCGACTGGATTGCACTGTCCTCTGAATTTGTTAAATATGTCATAGGAAAACAAGACGAACTTCTAGCAGGATTAGACATAATTTTTCAACATACTTTGTTGCCTGCAGAATCATTCTTTCATACAGTATTGAGGAATTCTCATTTTTGCACAACATATGTAGATAATAATTTACATGTTACGAACTGGAAAAGGAAATTAGGATGTAAATGTCAGTATAAGCATGTAGTTGATTGGTGTGGCTGTTCGCCGAATGATTTTAAAACCGAAGATTGGCCAAGAATACAAAACACGCAAGATCGACAACTATTTTTTGCAAGAAAATTCGAGCCTATAATTAatcaagaaataattacaagagTAGAACAGTTTATTGGCTATACTGATCATTACTTAATAACAAGCTTAGAAGCATACTGGCAGAGTATATACAATGTAGAAGATTTGACTGCAAGTACAGATGATACTCTGCTGTCCCATGCAGGGAGTGTGGTTCGCCATAATGCTAAAATATTATTGACAGAAGGCTGCGCAATTGAACCGGACGAAATTATCGAAATAAATTCATACCACTGTGCTGATGTCTATAAGGGTaatttaatattacataaagCTACCATGCCTGATGGCTTAGAAGTTATTGTCGAGACTTGGTATAAACCAAAAAAGCATTTAGACTTAAATTTTGAGAATCAGTTTGTAGACAATGTTAAAATATTCAAAGTAAGTTCAGAATATGATCAAAAGGAAAGTACATTTAGGAATTTAGCTGGTGTTTTAGGTCCACTGTCTGAACcagttttattgtaccaattCTCGCCACCTATTGAGAAGAATTTCGAAAATTTGACAGTCATGTGGCTCGACCCAGCTGGCGTGATCGCCGATGTTGCGGGTATTCACGTgaacgaaaataatttaacaaattttATAAAACCCAGCCTGAAAACTCCACTTTTACCAGGAATTTGGAAAGTGGGCTTATTTGAACAATCTAATTTAATAGCGTCCACGAAATTTCTTATCACACCTTTAGAATATTTTTCAGGTAAAGAACTGTCTCACCAAGAAGCTAGTATAATACACAGTGGTTCTCAAAATGCTTACAAAAATTATTCATATGTTAAAATTcttaattttgtacctaatcAAGATGAGAGTTTATTGTTGCAAAAAATTTCTTACTCTAATATTAAAAGAATACATCAGGACCTAAGAGAGTGGATAGATGGTTTAAGCATCGAATTTTATAATGTATTAAGTTCTTGCATTTCGTCAAAGACTGATTTGAAAGACAGACTAAAATGTGGTAAGCATCATTTCCAATATTGCTCCTCATCCGACTGGAGTTCCTTGTCTCCAGATCCCAAGGGTACAATAGGTAAATTAAATCAAAGCAATGGTCGCCTCGAAAGACTATGACAAAAGCTTTTTAAACCCTTGTATAGATAGcatgaaaaaaatctaagtcaTATATGTTTTGTTGGAGTATGGTTTGTATAAAATTTAGTCAACACGTTTTGTATGTGAAATAGGTAGTTAGGTATTATAACAAAATATGACATCGATAAACTATGCGTATTTGTAGGTACGTATAAATTTCGGTATAATCAATCACCTTGGTTTTCTCGTAATTTGGATTTAGTGCAAATAATCTATATTAGATTCAGAAGCCTCCCGAATATGTTATGTTGGCAAGTGTTACTTTAGGTAAAAGTGACGGCAGGctataattttataagtaccGAAATGCTTAATGaagtatattaaaaagttttaaagtattattttaacTATTTGGCAATCACGAAATAACAGAAAAAATATGTAGTTCATACTGTATACCataataagcttataatattatCTAAGGATAATCTGATAAGTGCTACACCAGAAACTACTAAGCATATTTATCAAATTTTGAGGCCCCAAAATTTATAATTGAACAAACTAAATAGATAAAGAATAAtttggtaagtaggtacctatgtcaaTTTGGTAATGGACAAATCAATCAAAGATTTGACTCATTACCTATCTGTAGGATTGTTTTTTAgtgtttatgttaaatatttCCGGAATATAGGTAATCCTGTAATCCTTGAACAGCACAAGCTGTTAACTAGCAATTAGCTGACTGTTGTATGTAACAGccgttttattttgtttcaaacTCATTCAGTCATATACCTAATTATCattgatgtaggtacctataatattaCTATATATATAGTAACCATAAAAGtggaacatttatttttatatgatacATATTTTGAAAATTTTCCATTCTTGATTTTGTTAGAAGGAAAGTTTTTagtgttaataaatattttgttttttttatttaaatataataaaaaatctaatgGAGTATATGTAAGGTAATGCTTAGCGTGACCATTATTAATAGTacctttataaattaatttattctacCTACTTTCGATTTAGAGTTAATTAACTTATAATACTTGTTAGATTGGTTTATGAGTTGGGTCAAATGAAATTCCTATTATTAGTAATgtcactaatttatttattaaataaaaaataatatgattacATTTTCATTTGAATAATTTGCTGAGTTGCCACTTTCATAAGCCCATAAAAATCTTCATGAATATGTGACCTCCAGAACTTACACCTTCCCCATACAATGGCTGGGTAGTTAGGTGATGAAAttccttgaaatatttttgctataCTTCGCCCAGTAAAAGTACAATCCTTATATGAAGATATCAAAGCGCGAACATCTGATATGGCACGCTCTGCGTCTAAAGGACGTTCTTGTAATGAAACATCTGTGGAGATGTTGTTTTCTCTCTGAAAATAGGTTCGTATTGTATGCTTTAGTTCATTTGATTTCTCTTTCAAGATATCATCAGGTAAATTACAACTTTCTATGGAATAATTTCCAAATTTACTAAATGCTTGGTGACTTTCCTCTAATTGATACAACATCGTTTTTTCTTGAGTAAGAACAATGCCATGTATGTCATCTAAAATAGTATCCAGTTCTACGGCCGATAAATCTCCTGGTGCTCTAATCCTAAAGCCTAGTGTACTGAATTCTATCTTTAAATTAGATCTTCTTGAACGGCCACCTTCTACAATCCATTCCAAATTTTTCAAATGATACTTGGCCATTCCACTTTCCCAGCCAATAGCAGCTGCAACTTCTATGACATTAAActcaattacattttttttaataacttctggatcttttttattttctagcaAATAAGCCATTGCAAGAGGGGGACAATTTTTAGCTGCTTCCAGTATCTTTTGAGGACCACCATATGAAGATATTTTACATGAGGTGTATgcattattaagtactttaatatACTGTTTAGGATGCAGCTCCACATAGCATAATAAAGTCGCAATATTTTCTGAAGGAAGATCTAATTCTTCAACTGTACTGTCAATTGGGATACCAACTTCGTGTCCTTTACACCTTGGCTTACTTGCATTTTTCCCTGTAGCCTCACTAGTACCACCACATTCACAAGGTATGAACACTTTTTGTAATAACTTTCTTATTGTGGGTCTATCAATAGTGTTAGCATGGATGTGTTTTAAGAGTTCATTTTTATCAGTATTACTGTTATTCATAAGAACATGACAGTATGCATTTTCGCCATCTCGTCCAGCTCGTCCAACTTCTTGAACATAAGATTCGAAGCTGCTAGGCATGTTATAATGTATGATGCACCTAATATCTGATTTATTAATTCCCATGCCAAAAGCTACTGTTGCAACAATGATACGTAAGCTGCCTTCCATAAAATGTTTTTGAATCTTCTTTCTTTGTGCAGCTGACATGCCAGCATGATAGGCTTCGGAAATATAAGACATTCTCTTCCTTTTGTTACTTCTTTCCATATTTAATTTACCTGGTTCTTGGAGACATGATCTAAGAATGGCTGCAACTCTTTCACATTCATCTCTTCTGATACAATATACAATTATTGAGTTGTATGCTCTAATTCTTTCAGAATTTAGAAGTGAAACTAAAGCCCTATCTTTATCTTTTTCAAATGAAACTGATAATAGAAGGTTGTCTGGCAAAGTAGGATTTGTAATTACTCCAGTTAGGCCATCAGGTATATTGATATGGCTTATCACACTCTTAATTGTTGTTTGGCTAGCTGTTGCCGTCAATCCAAGAATgcatttaacatttaatttcTCACGCAATACTCGACATATCATCAAATAACTAGGTCTGAAGTTATGGCTCCAATGAGAGACACAATGAGCTTCATCGATACAGGCAAATGCAATTTTAGGCAATGACTTAAAAAGTCCATTAAATCCATGAGACCCATCTCCCGAAATTAAAGCCTCAGGAGATATGAGTAAGATGTTGATTTCTCCATCTTTTAAACATTGTATAATTTTCTGTCGCTGTGTAGGTGGTTGATTAGTGTGTAAGCAGCCTGCTTTTAGAAATTCaggcatatttaaaacttgatctTCCATTAATGATACAAGTGGAGAGATTACTAGAGTTATACATTTGAAGTGTTGACTGTATATGTAGGCAGGTAGTTGGTAGCAGAGAGACTTGCCACCCCCTGTTGATAGAATTAGCAGAGTAGACATACCATTCAAAATTCGCATTACTGCTTCTTCTTGGCCTGGCCTGAAGGATTTGTGACCAAATCTTTGTAAGGCTTCTAAAACTTCAGTCGGTGTGTCTTGTTCATAGCCATTGTATAGAGGCATAACATCTTCACTACTACTACAAGGTGTGTCAGCTAAAAGCTTCATAAAGGATTCTGGTATTTGACTGGGTGCAAATACTGTCTGACTTAACTGTTCTGGTACAGATAATGTGTTTGTTTCTTTGGTAACAATATTTTGCATATCTTCAAGAGTTGGAATATCATTGTCATCATAGCTTTCTAATGGTAAGAGTGTATCTCCTCTATGTGCAGTACAGTATCTAGCCATGTGACCAGTGCCTCCGCATTTAAAGCAAGATATTTTACCTGCCTCAGGGAATTCCATACCTGCATGTAAGGCTTTTTTATCTTTCCATTGTTGCTTTTTATACTTtgaaaagttgatgcttttctTCCCTCTAACAAACACTTTTTTCTcaatattaattttaacaaaattttcatTCAAAGTACCGCTTTGAATTttcttttctaatttttcataatCACTAGTGCTTTTGTTTTTGTCTTCGATTTGATTCCCTACAATTATCTTTTCTAGCATATTAGTTGGTTTGGAATGTCGTGGAGTTACACCTAGTTCTATACCAAATGGCATGTATTCAGAAATTTCTGGGGGCTTTTCATCATTATTTGCTTTTGTTTTCATTATAGTGTTCTTTTTCTTATTGTTCTGTTGTTTCTTAGTATTCTGTTTCTCATTGGGTTTTTTTCTTATATACTTTGATTTCTTACCTTTCAGCTTTTGTTTTGCTTCTGGCTCATCTTCAGAATACTTATCTTCTACATCTAGTGATGTAATGCTGACATTTACATTAATTTTCCTTTTCTTCAGTGCAGGTTTCAATTTATCCAGTGTCACATCTTCAGTTTCAGATTCACTGTTCTCTACAAAGTCAATAATTTTATCCATTTCATTTGGTATCCTGATATTGGTTATACCAAATTTGTTAATGTGTGTGTCAGATTTTAGTTCTTTTTCAGTGACATTAGCAATTTGGAGTCCTAGAGAACTCACTCCAGCAGCCCTTTGCAGCCATGCTTCATTTAGTTGTCTCACTTTTGGTGTTTTTACTGaatcaataacattatctaCCCTACAAGAAAAAGATAAATTTGTACATAGACTTTTACTTGCACTGCTTGTAATGAAGGATACATTTATATCTGGAGATTCTAATTGGTCTATTTCTGGCTGAGTATTGCTTAGTACTACATTGTTTTCCTTTCCAATATCATCTGTTCTATCCTCAAAAACAGATTGAGATTTTGATAAAAAGGATTTCCTTGGGTTTCTTATAGAAAATTTCTTGCTTTCAAacaactttttcgacaaattggcAGTAAAAGGACTAAGAGGTTTCGTTTTTGCTGTTGGTTTATCTTGAACATTCGATAATAATTTTTCTAATTCTTGGCCGCTGGGTAACGACGGTAATAACAATTCTGGTTGAGAACTATGTTCAGGTGGGCTGAGAGCGTCGCAGCTGCTCCCTTCTAAGTGACGTATAGGATCAGGAGAGCCGAATGGTTCTTCGTCAAACTCGCAAATGGACAAAGAATTTTCTAATGCAGCACTTTTCAACTGGAAATACTTCTTGTATGCGTATTTTATGTTGGATGGAGCTTCTTTAATATCGAACTTCGACGGGGTGCGTGAGTGCTTTGTTTTGAAATCCTTTTCCCAATTTTTCACTATCAACTTGAATTTTACGTATGCCTTATCCTTTTTTATTGACTCTATTACATccattttaagaaaaataaactatGCACCAGCTTTGATTcaatttataacaaaaatatgtgAAATTTACCAGCAcattttacttgtttttttgtCACCACTTGTTGCAGTTGTCATAATGACATAAGAATTCGCGCCTAAAGTGGTACCTACCTTGCCTTTTGACTAGACTGTATAGCTCTATGTTCCTTTGCCTGCCCCTTCTCGGGGTAAATTTAACCAAAATCTATGCCTGGCATGTTCGTTTCAATTTTAGAATTTTTAGATGGGTACCGGCGTTACCGGCAAAGACCTTGGGTACCGGGCATATTATACCGGGTACAATACACAAAGAACATTTGTccatcagaaatcatttattcgcttaggataggtaggtacagagtcacaatatggtataaagcagtgttacagcatctctatcctgataattattattagcatgcaaatgtcgAAAAGTCATCTCTGACAAATCAAAGTAACAAATactcttttttgttttgaagtGTTGTACGCATGTTTATTGCATCGTAGCGTAGGGCGTTTTCGAGTGGTTCTTTGAACACCGGAAATCAATATCATTACCGTGACCGCAAAAATACCCTAGAATCTTATATTCTTTTGTAAATATCCAGAAATTATGTAATCGCGAACTTACATAAGTTCTAAACGGAGAGAACGGATGAATGTCGTGTGCATTAGCTaccatacaaataatatttcgGATCTGGGCGACTCGGAGAAGTTCGAAAACCTGGCAGAAACACCCTTACTTACAATATTGCAACTTGTATTttgaactttttttattgattgcaacataatattatatcatGTAGCCAGGGTATTTGGACCAATGATCCCATTATAAAATAGAATGGAAACAAATacacagttttattttttaataaatttccaTAAAATACAGAAGAAAGCAACACTTATTAATTTTCACAATAATTGACTTATAGTAAGTATgaacataaataatattctaGCAGTTTGAACACTACATTTAATAATACATTAGTTATATCCATTATTTTTTCCATCTTTATTGGATTTGGCTACACCACACTTcacagaaattaataaattgcacactgttatttgtttaaataaaattaactacaTCTGCTTAGTTTAAGTATTATGTTTTAcataacaattaatataaattaattaaatactcCACACTTACAAAACTTCTGTCCTTAACAACTGGCCGCTTTAGTAGTCTGAGTGTTAAGGGGCGTCCACCGCACTCATACGAAATGTTGACAGTAACTTTCATAGTATGCACCGGGCGACAATATGCCTGTATACGCCCGTACTGGCTCACAGCGACATATAAAGGCATTGGAAGAAACTGTTAAAAAATCGTGTTGAAAATGCTTAATTCTTTTATGAGTATTTGTGGACGCACATTCAAGAGGGTCCCATATTGAATTAGTATATTTGATATGAAAGTAAAAAGACGAGCTGTCATgcgactattattattattattacattactgGCAGCTCAATGGCTATCTGAATcgattttataaaattgttatcAGTCTAAAGTCTTGCTATGCCATAGGCATCCTCTTGTAGACTCGAACACAGTTGTTAGACGGAAAGTGATACGAAACTGTTGTACTGTGCTATGTTGCGCTTCAGAATGTCGGCACACAGACCCAGAACTCTCTCAAACCTGCAGACAAAATATTATcacattatttttgtattgcatGTTGATGATATAATCCTTTCGAAATTCAACTATAGaataaatcgaaaaaacgaaTATTGCTGTATTTGAAGAAATTGGTAGTGAGAAAACTCTTTAAAGGATAAAATCTGATTACCGATTCGGGAACAATAAAGCAATgcgttaaggtgattcgttttccatacaaaagttgatgcagtgctacaggaaaacggatagaggaatattgttataaaaccgataaatagtaatattttggtgtattattttcgcaaactaacaaaaatttagggtccgaatacgagaagtaccatatttcagaccctcaattttgatcaattctacatttgtagtggtgcagattacagtgtatttgctgagcgtgtagaggtgtcaatgttagtttgtgtgcgtgatagttttttttttctaaaggctttgactacttgacaagtgtaatagaatgtcagtgacaatttataaagagattttgtatgaagagaataaatataaataaaaaactaaaaatactacaatctgagaaaaggaatattggaaaaatatttttgtaataacgtatcttatttaaacatttttaaataatgggtaaataccgtgttttaaaagaggacatatattataataaaaaatcaatacataaaatgaaatggctgtatgggcatagttccctttgccttacccttcggggaaaaccaaatcaaaaaagaagttgttgcatttgccggcctaaatagtagtcaaattgtttttccatccaacatacagatttatttatattctctttgccgcggactttttggtgggaccgggaacgggaaggttgctttcttcattgaataatctaaataatcaatacgaagtggtgttttgtggttaatgatcacattagtcggaaaacattcccgatagtattattaaatcggaatattcaataaacaaagtgtacctatctattttcgctttgcgccgcttacttcgtttggggttcggagtaggagtctgctccgagggtgggggcttaggtttcatcatttcattaatcatcatcaagaaaaaaaaacacaagacatggctgtatgttcatagttccctttgccttgccctttgggaaaaaaaataagataaattttgaaattcttatgtataataaacaaacatcacagacatcatgacagatctaaaactaaataaaatcttttttcttttttctatttgacttatttatgaattttaatcaagaaaacgtgataataagttcgacagcaaccagattaggtccccgaaacagcccatttcaggccgcgtatatatggaaatactacttcaatacgtcccaggctcgtctttttttaacgtcctcgttataaaaagacgtcctaacctgaactaactaacctaacaataaacaccacgcgtaaatatatgtatgtccagaaatgcgctgtgagtcgtctggactgggcgcgaaaacaacatagaattcgattaggtgctaagtgtcccgcatgctatcaacagctgtcactgacatacgtatgaagtcccgcggattttattggaactaaatgacaagtcataataattatatgcggatactgcgacatcagcgccgtgcttgcgggacgtcctgaagcgctattacatctttcaaacgcgatgcgacaaagtttgaacctacgcaatttaggaaaaatctaccttattattactgtactgtgatcgttatttgtaaaatcgtacaatacatatacacaattctttatacacaatataattattatgacatattgtggacttttcggtatacctacaaaaaaggaacaattcaaccatacgttgttttgttatatctcaatgggctcaggcagcgttttcgccgaaagctccaagtcggctatatttgtaacgataattatgtttgacattcatcatcatttttgaaccattttatacaaaaaaatacttgtataaattataaaccctaaagcacgcccatgaatcactctactcattggtgaaaaccgtatgaaaatccgttcagtagttttttagttagccgcatgttcactgatgcgattaatgcctattagaattttacaaaataaaaaatacggaaattacggaaggtactttagtgcaaagtaaattattgtatacttaattataatattattggtaaaagtgatactttttgaaaattccgtaacaaatagacgggttcgccaaattcaattgtaaaaaaaaaatacaaaaagtaaaaacaattaaaacatgcagttgggtttgaaccgtgaaccttaagaatggcggctactgctttaccaaatgcgccatttagaagttagaagtagacttcaaattatgcatctcttttaatagctaacctagttcgcatgtgtgtgtgacagcttcgtgtttgtacacaaattgaaatgacaccaacttttgatgcaatgtttcaatatgatatcttcagtaaatacttcaaaattgtagcttaacttaaagataatgtatgtaagatttcgccacctaacatttcactgggtcagaactcaacactaaacgaataaatggaaaaaaatacgaaaactgcagaagtaacgccatctactgacgcagcgttacctagctgactgaaacacatcaccttaaatGTTATACTCGGCGCGCAGTACCGCCGCGGCGCTACGGTTTACGCCTGGATGCGTTTTTTATCAATCATATTCGCGCTGTAAGGTATTCTTAGAAGACGAGAGCCAAGTAAAGTCATAGTGTACCTGGCGCGGTCCAGCTTGACACACTTGAGCGGGCCGGCAGCGCGCACGGTGGCGGCGCGCGGCCGGTCCAGCAGCAGCGCGATCTCGCCGAAGTAGTCGCTGGGGCCCAGCCGCCCCACCTCCACGGCCGCGCCCTCCGCCGCGCCCCCGCGCTGCTGCAACACCACCGCCGTGCCTACAGGGCACGCGCGCGTCACATTTATTTCATCTTTAGCCATAGACCTCTATCTCTATAAAAAAGTGTCCAGCATGTAATTAATGACAGTGTACAACCAATATTGCACTTTacttgaacagccataacatatTTTATGACATGTATTATTTCCATTAACGATACAGTCGTTACGTGTGCGTCGCGCTTGGCGCTCTCGCATTTATTAAAGGCTAGGGTGAACTATATTTCCTTGGTAGCAACAATCGAAACCCTCGCAAGTTTTTTGCGCAATAGTATTGTGTTTAAAACGCAACTTCTACTTCTTTCCGTAAAAATAAGtaactaataaaatacaaaaaatacatataatacataacataacaaatacttttttgctttttttttttcttttaaacacTTATCAAACTAGGGTTAGTAACTGCACTATGTCAAGTATTAGTTTCCACTGCAACGAAGTGGTGCGGAGATTTGTGGGATGGACCAATTCGGTGTGCGAGAGGTCACTCTGTCGCTCTCTTCCTTTGATTTGTCAAGTCCTGCTTATCTCTGTTCCACTGCGCTTCAACGGGAACCCAAACTTATGCTTATTGACGTACCTTCGACTATGATATAGAAGTCGTTGCCGGGCTCACCCTGGCGCACGATGGTTTCTCCGTCAGTGAACGACACAGGTTCTAAAGCATCCGCTACAGTTAGTCGCTCCCATTTCTCTAAGCTTTCTGGAAATGTAAATGCCAGGAATGACTTAGGTATTTTTTGGAGAATtccggtaaataaaataatactgcgAGCAATAGTTTTCATACATACAAGAACCTCACACCCCTAAACTTCCGTTGCGTAGTTCTGACAATAATGATTAATGATTTAGCTTCCCCTCCtgcttaataaaatattaaaataaaagaaaaggacaGCATTGTAAATAAGCAGCCTCACCTAGTATAGAAACTCTCGACAGAAACTCGTCGTACATGCGTCGCTTCCTTATAGTGGAGCCCATGAGTATGCGGCGGTAGGAGTCGCGGTCCAGCCCCCACAGCTTGAGCGTGGTCCGCGCGCGCACGgtggcggcgcgcggcgtgcCGTAGATCAGCGCCAGCTCGCCGAAGCTGCCGCCCTCGCTGATGGTCGTCACTGGCTCGCCGTTTACTAACACCTGGGTACGAAATGTACTAATGTGAAATAATAACcatttttatttagataggtaaatAAAGTACTTCATTGCACAGATAAACATAGAGAAACAAAAGGAAATATACAGCACAATATGCTAAGTTGCAATACTTTTCTTTCAATTTTGATTATCATTAAAAGGGTTTCAATATGAGTAAGCAATCTttcctatatttttattttaaaataaacatgtgtttattatgatgattttacttattttttttaggttCCTGGAGTGGAAATTCAAGGGCGATTTTGGTACTTATAAACAAGAACCTTGTAACAAACACAGTAGTTATGTTTGTGTTTACCTCAACTTCTCCGGAGTCTACAATGTAGAAGTTGTCGCCCTCGT
This sequence is a window from Pectinophora gossypiella chromosome 14, ilPecGoss1.1, whole genome shotgun sequence. Protein-coding genes within it:
- the LOC126372384 gene encoding xylosyltransferase oxt, which gives rise to MAISFRRILYKYAKCLVITVLIAFFSQILLAIFFFPTENDNLLKKTGHTSFLLKEVGDVSARKLSAVLSDDEDFPAKNKPLNKPATVLRLEELDFKPACDIKSREAISAIHRAKTQNCKQQILNKTCLIQDGHFYPKELPNSCLAEGMAHGKHLGCYVDEKKLRLLSSFYGNYASTNSPVACLDICVQAGFPYAGVQYGSECFCGENPPPPSAQTADDMCDMKCPGDSSKICGGYFTMNIFETGLAKFVSRTPETSSKQDSVRIIFLLTLNGRALRQVHRLINALYRSNHYFYIHIDSRQDYLHRKLSVLEEQFPNIKLARNRFSTIWGGASLLTMLLAAMKDFFRLGWHWDFVINLSESDFPIKSLENLETFLAANKGLNFVKSHGREVQRFIKKQGLDKTFIECETHMWRVGERKLPRGIVIDGGSDWIALSSEFVKYVIGKQDELLAGLDIIFQHTLLPAESFFHTVLRNSHFCTTYVDNNLHVTNWKRKLGCKCQYKHVVDWCGCSPNDFKTEDWPRIQNTQDRQLFFARKFEPIINQEIITRVEQFIGYTDHYLITSLEAYWQSIYNVEDLTASTDDTLLSHAGSVVRHNAKILLTEGCAIEPDEIIEINSYHCADVYKGNLILHKATMPDGLEVIVETWYKPKKHLDLNFENQFVDNVKIFKVSSEYDQKESTFRNLAGVLGPLSEPVLLYQFSPPIEKNFENLTVMWLDPAGVIADVAGIHVNENNLTNFIKPSLKTPLLPGIWKVGLFEQSNLIASTKFLITPLEYFSGKELSHQEASIIHSGSQNAYKNYSYVKILNFVPNQDESLLLQKISYSNIKRIHQDLREWIDGLSIEFYNVLSSCISSKTDLKDRLKCGKHHFQYCSSSDWSSLSPDPKGTIGKLNQSNGRLERL
- the LOC126372381 gene encoding ATP-dependent DNA helicase Q4, which gives rise to MDVIESIKKDKAYVKFKLIVKNWEKDFKTKHSRTPSKFDIKEAPSNIKYAYKKYFQLKSAALENSLSICEFDEEPFGSPDPIRHLEGSSCDALSPPEHSSQPELLLPSLPSGQELEKLLSNVQDKPTAKTKPLSPFTANLSKKLFESKKFSIRNPRKSFLSKSQSVFEDRTDDIGKENNVVLSNTQPEIDQLESPDINVSFITSSASKSLCTNLSFSCRVDNVIDSVKTPKVRQLNEAWLQRAAGVSSLGLQIANVTEKELKSDTHINKFGITNIRIPNEMDKIIDFVENSESETEDVTLDKLKPALKKRKINVNVSITSLDVEDKYSEDEPEAKQKLKGKKSKYIRKKPNEKQNTKKQQNNKKKNTIMKTKANNDEKPPEISEYMPFGIELGVTPRHSKPTNMLEKIIVGNQIEDKNKSTSDYEKLEKKIQSGTLNENFVKINIEKKVFVRGKKSINFSKYKKQQWKDKKALHAGMEFPEAGKISCFKCGGTGHMARYCTAHRGDTLLPLESYDDNDIPTLEDMQNIVTKETNTLSVPEQLSQTVFAPSQIPESFMKLLADTPCSSSEDVMPLYNGYEQDTPTEVLEALQRFGHKSFRPGQEEAVMRILNGMSTLLILSTGGGKSLCYQLPAYIYSQHFKCITLVISPLVSLMEDQVLNMPEFLKAGCLHTNQPPTQRQKIIQCLKDGEINILLISPEALISGDGSHGFNGLFKSLPKIAFACIDEAHCVSHWSHNFRPSYLMICRVLREKLNVKCILGLTATASQTTIKSVISHINIPDGLTGVITNPTLPDNLLLSVSFEKDKDRALVSLLNSERIRAYNSIIVYCIRRDECERVAAILRSCLQEPGKLNMERSNKRKRMSYISEAYHAGMSAAQRKKIQKHFMEGSLRIIVATVAFGMGINKSDIRCIIHYNMPSSFESYVQEVGRAGRDGENAYCHVLMNNSNTDKNELLKHIHANTIDRPTIRKLLQKVFIPCECGGTSEATGKNASKPRCKGHEVGIPIDSTVEELDLPSENIATLLCYVELHPKQYIKVLNNAYTSCKISSYGGPQKILEAAKNCPPLAMAYLLENKKDPEVIKKNVIEFNVIEVAAAIGWESGMAKYHLKNLEWIVEGGRSRRSNLKIEFSTLGFRIRAPGDLSAVELDTILDDIHGIVLTQEKTMLYQLEESHQAFSKFGNYSIESCNLPDDILKEKSNELKHTIRTYFQRENNISTDVSLQERPLDAERAISDVRALISSYKDCTFTGRSIAKIFQGISSPNYPAIVWGRCKFWRSHIHEDFYGLMKVATQQIIQMKM